A section of the Pseudomonas prosekii genome encodes:
- a CDS encoding DUF2160 domain-containing protein, with product MEWMSWTVPTAAFFIVIGLILVGMTTWELRSPSILRRGLLPIATTRGDRLFIGLLGSAYLHLLVIGVTDWSIWVASALSLVWLLAVMRWG from the coding sequence ATGGAATGGATGAGTTGGACGGTTCCGACCGCAGCGTTTTTCATCGTCATCGGCCTGATCCTGGTCGGCATGACGACGTGGGAATTGCGTTCGCCGAGCATTCTTCGGCGGGGTTTATTGCCGATTGCCACCACCCGTGGCGATCGCTTGTTTATCGGTCTTCTCGGCAGCGCCTACCTGCATTTGCTGGTAATCGGCGTCACCGACTGGAGCATCTGGGTCGCGTCCGCGTTGTCCCTGGTGTGGCTGTTGGCTGTGATGCGTTGGGGCTAG
- a CDS encoding carbohydrate ABC transporter permease: MSKRKLIPLLIYILFLLVPIYWLLNMSFKSNTEILGGLTLFPQDFTLANYKVIFTDPSWYTGYLNSLYYVSLNTVISLSVALPAAYAFSRYRFLGDKHLFFWLLTNRMAPPAVFLLPFFQLYSSIGLFDTHIAVALAHCLFNVPLAVWILEGFMSGVPKEIDETAYIDGYSFPKFFVKIFIPLIGSGIGVTAFFCFMFSWVELLLARTLTSVNAKPIAAVMTRTVSASGIDWGVLAAAGVLTILPGMLVIWFVRNHVAKGFALGRV, from the coding sequence ATGAGTAAAAGAAAGCTCATCCCATTGCTGATCTACATCCTGTTCCTGCTGGTGCCGATCTACTGGCTGCTGAACATGTCCTTCAAGAGCAACACCGAAATCCTCGGCGGTTTGACCCTTTTCCCACAGGATTTCACCTTGGCGAACTACAAGGTGATCTTCACCGACCCGAGTTGGTACACCGGTTACCTGAACTCGCTGTATTACGTGAGCCTGAACACGGTGATCTCGCTGAGCGTGGCGTTACCGGCGGCGTATGCGTTTTCGCGTTATCGCTTTTTGGGCGACAAACACCTGTTCTTCTGGTTGCTGACCAACCGCATGGCGCCGCCGGCAGTGTTTCTGCTGCCGTTCTTCCAGCTCTATTCATCGATTGGTCTGTTCGACACGCACATCGCTGTGGCACTCGCGCATTGCCTGTTCAACGTGCCGCTGGCGGTGTGGATTCTGGAAGGCTTCATGTCCGGGGTTCCCAAAGAAATCGACGAAACGGCCTACATTGATGGCTATAGTTTTCCGAAGTTCTTCGTGAAGATTTTCATCCCGTTGATTGGCTCGGGGATCGGCGTCACGGCATTCTTCTGCTTCATGTTTTCCTGGGTCGAATTGCTCCTGGCGCGCACGCTGACTTCGGTCAACGCTAAGCCGATCGCGGCGGTAATGACCCGCACGGTTTCGGCGTCCGGCATCGATTGGGGCGTGCTGGCAGCGGCGGGTGTGTTGACCATCCTCCCGGGCATGCTGGTGATCTGGTTTGTTCGCAACCATGTGGCCAAGGGCTTTGCCCTCGGTCGGGTCTGA
- a CDS encoding carbohydrate ABC transporter permease — protein MNKVQNNKAWWLVLPVFLLVAFSAVIPMMTVVNYSVQDIFDQSSRYFVGADWYKQVLLDPRLHDSLLRQFIYSACVLLIEIPLGIAIALTMPTKGRWSSLVLIILAIPLLIPWNVVGTIWQIFGRADIGLLGSSLNAMGINYNYASNTMDAWVTVLVMDVWHWTSLVALLCFSGLRAIPDVYYQAARIDRASSWAVFRHIQLPKLKSVLLIAVMLRFMDSFMIYTEPFVLTGGGPGNATTFLSQTLTQMAVGQFDLGPAAAFSLVYFLIILLVSWLFYTAMTHSDANR, from the coding sequence ATGAACAAGGTGCAGAACAACAAGGCCTGGTGGCTGGTGTTGCCGGTGTTTTTGCTGGTGGCGTTCAGCGCGGTGATCCCGATGATGACCGTGGTCAATTACTCGGTGCAGGACATCTTCGACCAGTCCAGCCGCTACTTCGTCGGGGCCGACTGGTACAAGCAGGTGCTGCTCGACCCACGTTTGCACGACTCGCTGCTGCGCCAGTTCATCTATTCGGCGTGTGTGCTGCTGATCGAAATCCCGCTCGGCATCGCCATCGCCCTGACCATGCCGACCAAGGGCCGCTGGTCGTCGCTGGTGCTGATCATCCTCGCGATTCCGCTGCTGATTCCGTGGAACGTGGTTGGCACGATCTGGCAGATTTTTGGCCGCGCCGACATCGGCTTGCTCGGTTCGAGCCTCAACGCGATGGGCATCAACTACAACTATGCCTCGAACACCATGGACGCCTGGGTCACGGTGTTGGTGATGGACGTGTGGCACTGGACCTCGCTGGTGGCGCTGTTGTGTTTCTCCGGATTGCGCGCGATTCCCGATGTGTATTACCAGGCCGCGCGGATTGATCGCGCATCGTCCTGGGCGGTGTTCCGACACATCCAGTTGCCCAAACTCAAGAGCGTGCTGCTGATCGCGGTGATGTTGCGCTTCATGGACAGTTTCATGATTTACACCGAGCCGTTTGTGCTGACGGGCGGCGGTCCGGGCAATGCCACGACCTTCTTGAGTCAGACGTTGACGCAAATGGCTGTAGGGCAATTCGACCTCGGCCCGGCGGCGGCTTTCTCGCTGGTGTACTTCCTGATCATCCTGTTGGTGTCCTGGCTGTTCTATACCGCCATGACTCACTCTGACGCCAACCGCTGA